From the Candidatus Bathyarchaeota archaeon A05DMB-5 genome, the window TATGTCCTACGCGTCCACTTTTTCCTAGAGTGAAAATCACTGGTTCATTCCAACTTGCTTGCTTATACATATAAATCATCACCTATCCTGCCAAAATCTTCTCTAAAGCTTCTGCCAAACGCTCAATTTCCTCTTTTGAATGAATTTCCGTCACACAGTAAAGGGCAGTTTCACCAAGTTCAGGAAATTCCTTAGAAAGGTTTTTGCCACCGTGGATTTGGTGTTTAAGAAGAAGTTTTCTATTAACTTCTTCTACGCGAGATTTGGCGCCGTCAAAATTGACTGTGAACTCTTTGAAATAGGCAGATTTGAAGACTGGTGCCTTTACACCGTCTATTTTTGAGAGTAAATGTATGGTATAATTAGCTTTGTACATTATTGTTTCGCCAAGTTTACGAAAGCCTTGAGGCCCAAGTAGAGCCATGTAAACAGCTGACGCCACGGCGCATAATGCTTCATTAGAGCAGATGTTGGATGTTGCTTTTTCGCGTCTTATGTGTTGTTCACGCGTTTGCAAGGTCATACAAAAGCCTTGTTTGCTATTGTCGGTAGTCGTTGTTAACCCAATTATGCGACCGGGCATCTGCCTAATCAAGTTCATGTCGTCACGGCAAGCGAAAATTCCCAAAAGTGGACCCCCAAAATTCATAGGATTGCCTAAAGGTTGAGCCTCCCCAATGACAATGTCTGCGCCATATTCGCCGGGAGGTTTCAAAATGCCAAGTGATGTTGGGTCAACGCCAACTATTAAAAGTGCGCCGTGTGCATGTGTTTGCTTGCTGATTTCATCCACTTGTGTCTCTATGAATCCTAAATAAGATGGATTTTCAATGTAAACAGCGGCTGTCTTGTCGCATATTTTATTATTTAAATCTTCGAGGTCGACTTGTCCAGTTTCTCTGTTGTAAGCTATTTGCTGAATTTTTAATCCTGCAGGCTCAGCATAAGCTTGCAAAGTTGCGGCTCTTTCAGAATGAATAATTCTTGGAATTAAGACTTCGTTTCTTCCTGTTACGCGAACTGCCATACGAGCAGCCTCGCCTAAAGCTGAAGCCCAATCATACATCGAGCAATTAGCGACATCCATACTAGTTAATTCACAAATCATGCTCTGATATTCGAAAAGTGCTTGAAGCATACCTTGCGAAATTTCAGGTTGATAGGGCGTATAAGCGGTTAGAAATTCGCTACGTTGAACAATTTCCTTCACAACGGCTGGCACGTAATGTGGCCAACATCCAGCGCCCAAAAAAATGGGCATATTATCGCATGTCTTGTTTTTTGAAAGTAAAGCTTCAACATGCTTTTTGATTTCAAATTCGGATAAAGCCTTGAGAAAATTTAATGACTTTCTTAAACGATACTTTTCAGAAATATCCGCATAAAGCTCATCAATACTGTCTATGCCGATTTCTCGCATCATTTCCTGTTTGATTTCTGGCTGAGAGTTAGGTATGTACGGGTGATTATGCTTATCCAATGTTTTCACCGTTGCGAATTAAACACTAAATCGCGGTGTATTCTTTAAGTTTTCTAAGTTCTCTAAAAGAAACGCTACGTTTCTGACTATACAGATGCGGTTTAATATTGTATTCCTTTCGTTGCAACAAGCTCTTTCAAATGTTTAACATCAACTATTTCGTTTACAAAATCTGCGCGGTCTATCAGTTCTTTCGGAGCAAACCTTCCAGTCAATACAACATCAGTTTTTTTCGGAACCTTGTCCAGTAACTTCAGAACATCATTTACATCCAATAGCTTGCAATACAAAGCCAGGTTAATTTCGTCTAAAACCAGCAGATGCGGCTTCTTTTTCTTAAGAATTTTCTCAGTAAATCTTAACGCTTTATATGCCAGTTTCTTGTCTCGTTCATTTAGATTGTCTAGTCCATGCCACCCTTTTCTGCCAAACTGATAA encodes:
- the gcvPA gene encoding aminomethyl-transferring glycine dehydrogenase subunit GcvPA, producing the protein MMREIGIDSIDELYADISEKYRLRKSLNFLKALSEFEIKKHVEALLSKNKTCDNMPIFLGAGCWPHYVPAVVKEIVQRSEFLTAYTPYQPEISQGMLQALFEYQSMICELTSMDVANCSMYDWASALGEAARMAVRVTGRNEVLIPRIIHSERAATLQAYAEPAGLKIQQIAYNRETGQVDLEDLNNKICDKTAAVYIENPSYLGFIETQVDEISKQTHAHGALLIVGVDPTSLGILKPPGEYGADIVIGEAQPLGNPMNFGGPLLGIFACRDDMNLIRQMPGRIIGLTTTTDNSKQGFCMTLQTREQHIRREKATSNICSNEALCAVASAVYMALLGPQGFRKLGETIMYKANYTIHLLSKIDGVKAPVFKSAYFKEFTVNFDGAKSRVEEVNRKLLLKHQIHGGKNLSKEFPELGETALYCVTEIHSKEEIERLAEALEKILAG
- a CDS encoding cob(I)yrinic acid a,c-diamide adenosyltransferase → MGYIYLYTGTGAGKTTNALGLALRSIGHKHKVVIIQFLKWWKNTGEYKIQKMLAPYYEIYQFGRKGWHGLDNLNERDKKLAYKALRFTEKILKKKKPHLLVLDEINLALYCKLLDVNDVLKLLDKVPKKTDVVLTGRFAPKELIDRADFVNEIVDVKHLKELVATKGIQY